Part of the Falco naumanni isolate bFalNau1 chromosome 3, bFalNau1.pat, whole genome shotgun sequence genome is shown below.
ATACCTGAAATCAATGTCATTGACTGGTTGCAAAATACCCAGTCCTGCACGGGATTGGTCTAAAGAAGGGCATTGCACATTATTGTCCACCAGCTCTAtctcaaaatatgaaaaaaccaaaaccaaaaattgtttaatttcaTGGACAGCAAATAACCTGCCAGGGCATTTTGCTATGCCTGTCCCAAATGGCATATAGTAATACTTCAACTTGCGACCGTTGCGGTAGAAgtctgtcttttcttctccGTTCTCATTGAGAAAGCGATCATATTTGAATGTCTGTaaataaacccacaaaacaGTTACTTGGTATTTTAATGTCTCCAAAGACTAGAAAATGCCATTAAGACGTGAAAAgcaggctgaggaagaaaagcctCTAGCTAAGTGTTGTACGGTAGCACCAGGCCCCATGGGGCTGTTTTAGAGAGGGTGGCATCTCAGTTCTGGTATGTGCAGCATGATCCCAGGTTCTTTGCTGGTAACTCTCCTTTTCTGACCTCTGAAAACAAGGTTTATAACCTGCGTTCTTGGTCATGCAGtagaactgaaatatttctcattcTGTGCCTTTGGGAAAATACTATCCTTACCCTTGACCTCCCTCAACCCCCCCATAATGGTGATCTTTCCTCACGGAGGAAGGCAGTAAGTAGAAGGCTGTCTTGGGCTGGCAGCACACTTTTTGGTTAGACTGAAACATGTTTTGGAGCTAGTGCTTGCACtgactttattctttttcttgcctACCATTACGTCTCCAGGTGTAAGAGCAGACTGCCCGGAGTACAACAGAAAACCAGTCGCGGGGGCACCCCTGATACATGCTCTATTTAAAGGCATGTCAGCTTCTGCTAGAACTCAGAGTTTAATGCACTTTGCTAAATACTTACCAAGGGATCAGCATAGATTTCTGGATCAAAATGCAACAGTTGAGGATAAAGAGCTACGATATCGTCACTGCGAATGTTGTAAAACTCATTCTCCAAGTGCAAAGTGAAATCCTCCTTGGCAACTCGGAATGTCATGGATGCACTTGATAGCCTCATTGCCTCCTTGATGATGCTGTCTAttaggagaggaaaaggaacGATTACCATGGAAATGGTATGTGTGTGTCCTTGAGGGAGGTCATGTATTTTGAACTATTTCAGACCCATTACCAAACCCTGCATTTattagaagaaatattttaaaatattttaacaaaaacttTCTAAACGCCTAAGAAAGtatctttctcatttctttttagcGCTATTATCTCTTCCGCAGATAATACTGAGAACATAATCTGCTTTCCCCTAGAAAAATACTTCTAGTTGATGCAACAGAATATTTGAAAGTGAGACACATTTTCACTCTGAGATGAAGAACGAACCAGTCGTAACTGGAAACataacaagaaaagaaacagtgcagTGATCAGGATTTTCTGAAACTTTAAGAGGTGGTGCATAGAAACCAGTATTCAGAAAAAgtaacttgggttttttttcatttcaacataagctgatgtttttttttaaggccaCAGTAGTTAAAGgatgacattttcaaaactctCCATAACTTTgatacttttgaaaatgtgcccatgatttgaaaaatattaagaagaaataaacctAGTGGTGTTAGAAGATACTGTTTCACTTTGTAAGAATCGGGATATAAAATTTGGCAACACTATTTTATTTGATATAAAGTCATTACTAAACAAAAGACTGTTCTGAATTATCCATAGGTCTCCCATACTATGTTATGTAGCTTTGTAGCCGTATCGAGACATGCCATTACCCATGAAAAAGTGCTATACACGTGAATTTTTATACTCAGTACCACCTGGGACATTGGGAAGACTGATTGTGTTGGCTGTTGCTCAGAAACATATAGGGTTTTGTTCTAGCATTTGTTGGCTAATTCCATAGTAATTCTGAGCAAGCATTTATCTGGTAACAAATAGAACACTGTGAATAATGTGGGGTGATTTCTGGTACTCCTGCATAAAGTAATCCTACCTAGTACTGGCATATTATCCAGCTGTTTTCGGTTCAAGGAAATATGTTTGCCATCTAAGCTGATCTTCTCTCCGGcactttccaaaatattttgcacttCTTTGGTAGCAGCTCTCATTGCTTCTGGATTCCTAAGATCAAAAGAGCAGAAGTATAACATAATTTTACActtaagaatgttttaaaaggggttttgtcattaattttcttcctgactAAAATTTAGTTTGATAGCTGACAAGTtcagccttttaaaatgaaaatgttgcagGAAAATGCTGCAATTACACTTTTTCAGGTATTGGCAAAGGTACCACAgcttcaaaaaaaggaaaagaaccaCAAGTACTTGAGTCTGTCTCCAATGACAAGCAGGACAGAACTGATTTGCATAACTCAGGTAATAAACAGTAATATCACTAAAAAGGAATGCCAggaacaagaaataaaacaattagaTTAGGGAATATCCCCACTGCGGGTAGAAAGTTTGGGAACAGGATTATATATCAGTTTTATAACATCACTTATCCTGGATGATGTCCCATTATGTAGCAATATTCTGCCTCGCTGAAAAGAATCTTCCTAATACTAAAAGTCCACATAGTATCCTTTGCTGTCTAGACTTTCTTACAGACACGGAATGTATGAGCTATGGTGAAATTTGTATACATAACAATACAGGATGCAATAGTGTCTTGATGAAGGTACAATCAGGGTGTTAAAAGACTCTAAAGCCAGAAGACCTAATGCCAATGCATTCTTGGAGTGAAAAGCACTAAGGAACCTCAGTTTTTAGCGTTGGCAGGTAGATATGAGGGTGCAAGCCACTGACAATAAAAACGTCAGCAATTGAGATACATACTTAAGAGTCAGTCATGTTGAGGTAGATTATACTCCACAGAGACCCACTCTAAAATGGACATTTAATAGTCTTATCTGAACTGTGCACTGCTCTCGTGAGTAACAagttcagcagctgcagtgtgcACTGCAGCCTCAGTAGGTTCTATCAATATATAAACTATTCTCTATTATCTGTCTGTGAGAACAGTAATGAACTTAAAGCTCATTTTGCCTGCTCTAGTGAGACAGTCTAAAAATGTCTGATTATATTGGGAGCCTTCAATATAATTAATGTTCCGACTGCAACCAACAACTTTAATGTCATATCATATAGATTTACTTCAAAACTGTCTTGACAAAGAGTAGCATTGCCCCAgtgtgcttttctttaaaaaaaaccccaaacttctgCAGAATTGCTCTGTGGTATTACTACTTGGTCTCAGGTGAGTGAAGAGTGTTTCTGTGGAAGTCCAGAACAACATGCCACTTCTGTTGTAATCAGTAAGCTTTTTGACACTGATGAAGTATCAAAGCAGTGGAATTTGCCTGTATTAATGAACTGGTTTCTGAAAgatatgaaacatttttactgtttggAAATAAGAAGCATTGGGACTTACTTAAGAAGATAGAACAAGCTCCAAAATGTGGCAGGAATGGTGTTGGCTTGTGAGGCCCAGAGCACTGCCACATGGGTCTTCGCTTTTTCCATGTCATCGAAGGTTGACAGAGTGTCATTCAGGAACATACGGAGAGTGACAAGCTCAGAGAGGTTGTCTCTCTTCAGGAGGTTCTTGTGGAGGAGTGCCTCTCCCAGCTTCTCACGTGCGCTGTGGGCACTCTTGAAGAGGTGGATAGGCAGCCCCGCCACGAGGGCTGGAAAGATCCTATCAAATTCCTTAAAGTTTTCAAGGGCATTTAGGATATGAGCTCTCTCAGTTTCCTGCTTTGATGATATATTCTTGTCATTATTTGAATTAAATTCTTTACCAAAAAGTGTTAAAAAGCCGGACTCGAACATCACCTGGCAACAGAATGTATAGAGTCCTTCTGTCACCCAGATATTAGACTGAAGTTTAGATGTTCTTGACTGCAGCATGACGTACTGTAAGTTTTCCATCATTGCTTCAATGAGAGCATCTAGGGCATTACCTTGAAGCGTTCTAATGAAAGTCTGATGAAAATTTTCAGTGGTGTTTCCCTCTGCTGGGTCAATGCTACCATGCCCAAAAGCCTGtcacaaaataaattgtatgCATGATCAATAAGGCCTGTCATAACCTTGATGATAAATGTTAATAGAAATTAAATCCAAAGTATAACTTCATAGCTTACTAGAGAAAATAAAGGTTATCAGTACTAGCACTGATGCTTTCTCAGTGAGCCATAACAGTGAAGTGGGCAAATGAAATAGATTCAAATACATGCTCACAATTAAATGGACATGGTTACCTAGGCCTTCATTCAGCTCCCGTTGACTTTAACAGGAGCCTTTTTGCTTACTTCAGTAAGAGTTTGACTGAGCTCCTACAGTGTTGCATCATTTTTTAAGGCATTAGGACCAAAACTTCCATAGCAGTGAGAACCTCCTGAAGAAGGTTTCAGCAAGCTACATTATCATTTTGCGAATGGGGTTAATTGTATTCCTGCTTTAGCAAGTTGGGATACTATGTGGCTAAACAATGTCATTGTTGGATAATTCAAATCATTGCAAGTTTCCTTTCCattaaggaaatggaaaaaaagacccCAATGTTTTAAACCAATAAAAGTGCAGAAATATGAAACCAATTCTATCTCAACGGCACAGTTATGATATAGGGATTAACTGGGTACAACTGTCCTGCCACCAGATACTTTGcatgttaaatattaaaaccatttttaagGTAGTACCTTGGCAGAAGTAGCAAAATGGAACTTCTTCCAGTCCAAGTGTTTTCCTTGGCGTATCAACGCATGGTATGAAAAAGGGTCAGTGAGGAAATGAATGTATTTCCCCGCTACTCGGCAAGTGAAAATGTGGCCATgcttcttctgcttttctctgagaAATTCAAGAGGGTTGGCACTAAACTGCAAGGCACAGCCCAGGTATGGAAGGAACCCATTTTCAAGTGGTGGCTCACCTTGTCGCctacaaaacacaaacagaaactgaatttgTAAGTATGTATAAAGATCTCTTCCCCAGGACTACCAGGTAAGTAAAATACTGATGCTACATTTTTGTaatgtgaaaaaatacaaaaaaaaccccaacccaaaccaccaaaaaaatagTATATTGACAAATATTATTCTCCCCTTTTAGGACTGAGCCTAGTGTGAGGTTTATGGTGTGTAAGAAATAATAACTTTAACAGCCTGTATTataataaacataataaaacacAGTTCAATTatgtcatctttcttttccctagATCAAGAATATACTTTTCACCTGTTTAAATGCAGAGTTGTTGCCGTTAGCTAACATATATAGTTATGTAATTGCCCCATAAATGAATAATCCATCCCATCAGTATCATCTGATAAATTTTTGGGCAACGGTATCCACAATTCAATTTGAATACCAAGGGGAATAGCCTTTTAGCGTAGAAAGTTTGTTAGTATTGGCATATCCCATTTGGACCAGatcctgctgaaagcagtggGAATTTTGCTATGACCTTCAGTAAGCTTAAGAGTTAGCCTTTCAAGCAAACACATGCTGTAAGTTGGCATatacttaaatgttttttttttattctgagtcAGAAAACTACTTTCCTGAATAAGGACACCGTGGCTGCTAAAATAATGAATACTTTAGCTTTTCCAATAAATTCATAATGGTTATTATCTGAAGATAACTTTTTTCACCCTTTTTGTTAAGAGTTTAAAGTAAAACAAGTAATGACtgctaaaaatacaaagttaCAACAGGTAAGCAAATTATTTGCTCCTTAAGTAAATATGCCAGTAGGACAAATGCTTTTAAGGTATTAGACATAATAAGGTACATAAATATCTGTATTAAACTGTGTTATTATGTATGATAGGCTGATATTATGAAAATGGTTGTAAATAGGTATTACACTATAATTAGATATAAGAAGGTATTAGCTGTGATGACAATGCGGGTAAAACTATAGCCCAGGACTTTAGGAAATCAGAACAtgcacatttttgtttcagttactTCCTTTATTCATAGATCTGTGTCTACAGCTATGTCTAGGAATTACCTCACTATTAAAAAGCCCATACACAAACATGCTATTGTAACATAAATCTCTCAAAAGACCAAACTACAGTGCTGCCCATGCCACCCTGCACCTGTCCATCTGACAGTCTTCAGATGACACTTCTTTTAGTTATGTACACAGTATatttgacagaaataaaagctaggTACACTGAGGTACAATTGTAGATTCCTtaccttctcctcctcccttgaagaaaccaaaacccacaacagagTATTATCAATGTTCCCCAGATACATGATGTTATGAACATTTCTGGTGATGCCCAAAAACTTCCAAGTGGAAAAATGGTAACTACCAGTATGGCAGGAGAGGTGACTGAGAATGATACAGAAGACAGGTCACAATTTATATCCAGTGGGTGCCTCGCTGTATCTAATGGCATTCAGCCAACCTAGCAAGCTATTGATTAACCATTTCTGGAGAGACCCTGTATTGTCTCtcttctgacatttttcttcagagagcTTTGCTGGATTGATGTAGGCAGTTGCAGACATGGCCTTGAGCTGATGTCACACATCAGTAGCAGTTCCAAAGTAATCAAACAGCTGTAATAGCTGATAATTTGAAGGTCTGTCAGGTGTGGTTTGATCTATCCTGCAGATTTACCGATTACAGTTTATAGTTCAAGTTTAGCAATATATGAAATGGCTACCAACTGGTGTCCAAAGGATTCAAGCTAAGTGGTGGCTGCAGCTCATGTTGTCCTTTAGCTGCCAACCTGCTCaccccctcccttctccttctcGTGGCCTGCCCGGGTTCCATACCGCTGTGAGAGGGGATGGTGAGGGTTCAGCTGTGGGCAAAGGGATGGTTGTGGAGTTGAGCTTGCTCCCTCTAGCTACGTTTCTCTggtagaaagggaaaaatgggCTTTTATAATGCAGcttgagagaaaagaaagcaggattAGACAACCAtactggtttggggttttttcattgtctttggATCACCCTTTGTTTTCCCATTaaattgttttccctttctgtcgCTGACCAGGGGGAGCTCAGACTCTAGCTTTGTAGCAACTGGCATCAAGCTGTTGAGGAGGCAGCTCAGGTAGCATATAGTGATGACTCATTAGTCATTCAGGGCCTAATATGTTTCTAAGAGAGAAACATGGGTTTAAGTCACTTCTTCAGGCTCACTTTTGTACCAGTTTTTGTTGGTGTCCCTACAGCTGTGTGATAAAACAATAAAGATTTGGAACTTTTGCTGTCCAAATCGAACACTACACTGAAGGTGTGGAGCTCAAACCTGGCAGATGGGAACATTATCCTGGCTTCAAACCAAGGAAGGCAGTGAGGCATGGGGATGCACATCTGAGGCAATTTTTAAGCTGCTATACTGAAGacataaattctttttttagcaTTGAGGTTTTCCCCCACTTAAAAAGCCAACTCCTTTTGAGTGTCAGCTCAAGATCCAGTCCCTCACCCCACTTCCATTTAAGCACAGGCATACAggcatttctttaattttcctgctttttcattAGCTGAATTTAGTCCGTTATAACAGAATGTATAGAATTTATAAAAGCTAtgctttcccattttctgcttatttccATTATGGGAAATTTCAGTTCTGGGTGTCATCTTTGACTACAGCCTATCATTCCTCATCCTTAACAAGTACGATAATTTGTGTCTAATTCTTATTGCATGTGTAGGTCTCAGCCTTTTTATGTCCAAATGACAATGAACAACAAAGTTGGAAGCTTCTGTCAGTCAGGAATAATGTTTAACCAGCAACAGATACCTGTGGCTCCTCAAACTATCATGCACCAGATAGAGCTGCCAGTCACACTTTTTCCTTGTGTGCTTTGGGTAGCTGTACTGCAGTGTGATGATAACATCATTTATAAAAGGCATCCTGCTGCCAGAACAGGAGTAACTTCTCTAACACTGCCCgccttctttctctttttgattTGTGCATATATAATACCACTAAAAGTGTAACCAGGTACAGGCAGAGAAGAGAAGCTGCTTGGCAGCCTACcttaaataatttctctttctctcaggAAAACCAGATGTGCCCCGTCTTTTCCATTTAAGAGACCCTTATGTGGCATCCCCCTTGATAAATAAGTATGATAGAACAGTCACTTTTTCCCAGTTTCAGGTGCCTTCTAGTTCCAGATCATCTCCCACCTAGTTTCTTCAATAGGCAAATCTACAGCCCCAAAGCCAGCCAGTACTGTAGTAGGGTGCAGCCTGTGACATATGTCCTTGTGATAAATGTAAGCGGGAGCGCTGTTTGCCATAGATACTCTCCCACATTCAGCAGATGAGAAATGTCAATCTCCTTTCCTTTAGACCAGCGGGCATTAGgctttgctgatttttcagcAGTACCAGTAGAGTCCCCCGACATTCTGGATATGGTATTTTGGCATTCTTCAGTTTCAGACAGAGCCACAACATCTGGCTGGACATTGGGTCCCATTTCCTACTGCCAAAGCTCATGTTGTCCCACTGATTGACAGATACTACATTTTCTGCAGCACACTGCACGTTGTGTATGAGGTTGGTTCTCTTGCCCCAGTCCAAAAAGGCAACACATAGGAGTTATGGATGCAGTTGGAAAAAACATACTGACTCATTTTGCCTTGGCTTTGTGAAGCAAATTTGTCGTGTAAATGGTAAGAAGAATATTAGCGCAAAGAACTGACATGACCCGGGCTCAAGACTCACCTCAGGCCAATGTCACCAGCAGCAATAAAGCACCCCATATCCTTGAATGTATAAGGCTTTGTCATTGCAGGTTTGAATGTGGGTGTTCACCCCTTAAGAACAGTGGAGAAACACAGTGATGCATTGGATGGTAGTTAGAAAATACAATAACTTTTAACAACTGTCATTTGACTTTTCAGTTAAGCCCTTGTACATAGTGAACTAGAACCAGTCCAAAAAGAGCAACTAAAGAGAACATGGATGCAGACAAAGCAGTACCCTGACATTTTACCTACTATGATGTGTTTTGCACAGACTGTCTGGCTACCCACACCGGCTGCAAGGTCAGCAGAGACATGGTTCTGCTTGCGCCTTCAGGACCACGGCTTGTGTCAAGAATGATGCATGTTGAGAAAGATTGCACCACTTTCGCCAAAAGGGCAtcaagacattttttacctaGCTATGCCCGCTGACTGTGGGCAGAGGCTGCCAGGAGCACTCTTGTCTAtcacctctgctccagccagtGAAATACGTTTGGTTGTGGTCTTCATGGAGCCAACAGTTTCCATAAATCAAACAGGCCCAGCTCACTTCTGTGGTAACTCGCGAAGCCTGAAAGCAGCCTTCTGGCTTGCTTTGTACAGCTGTTTGGATACAACTCACTACTCAtccagctcctccctgccccccccccccccccccccccagcttcaTGTCCTATGTTGTAGCTATATGGCTTTTGTTAGTCATGACCCACTCATGGTGTTTAAATAGACAATAATAAATAGGTCAAGCTAAGGCGAATCGTTTTTTTCCAGGGTTACTGATGGCTTCATAACTCGGGAGCACTGGTACACAGAAGGATGTGTTGGAGTTATGAGAGGCTGCTGATTACATTTGGCAGCAAATAGCAAATTTGCACACAGCTAACCAGAAAACCTGCTTGTTCACCGGAAGTAAATAAGAGGAACAGcttataaagaaataatgtacttttttctcttgtgtgtGTTGCAACAACTGGGTTAATAAC
Proteins encoded:
- the LOC121085008 gene encoding cytochrome P450 7A1, producing the protein MFITSCIWGTLIILCCGFWFLQGRRRRRQGEPPLENGFLPYLGCALQFSANPLEFLREKQKKHGHIFTCRVAGKYIHFLTDPFSYHALIRQGKHLDWKKFHFATSAKAFGHGSIDPAEGNTTENFHQTFIRTLQGNALDALIEAMMENLQYVMLQSRTSKLQSNIWVTEGLYTFCCQVMFESGFLTLFGKEFNSNNDKNISSKQETERAHILNALENFKEFDRIFPALVAGLPIHLFKSAHSAREKLGEALLHKNLLKRDNLSELVTLRMFLNDTLSTFDDMEKAKTHVAVLWASQANTIPATFWSLFYLLKNPEAMRAATKEVQNILESAGEKISLDGKHISLNRKQLDNMPVLDSIIKEAMRLSSASMTFRVAKEDFTLHLENEFYNIRSDDIVALYPQLLHFDPEIYADPLTFKYDRFLNENGEEKTDFYRNGRKLKYYYMPFGTGIAKCPGRLFAVHEIKQFLVLVFSYFEIELVDNNVQCPSLDQSRAGLGILQPVNDIDFRYRLKCL